From Dromaius novaehollandiae isolate bDroNov1 chromosome 15, bDroNov1.hap1, whole genome shotgun sequence, a single genomic window includes:
- the LOC112994370 gene encoding merozoite surface protein 9-like: MSTILKWFGREEKESEERGKDEEEEEKEKEKEKEEKEKEEDKKKKKKKQQEKGDGEAAGRSSSSSGSDSEEDRGSNKEDEKEDED, encoded by the exons ATGTCGACGATCCTGAAAT GGTTTGGacgggaggagaaggaaagcgaagagaggggaaaggatgaggaggaggaggagaaagaaaaagagaaagaaaaggaggagaaagaaaaagaggaggacaagaagaagaagaagaagaagcagcaggaaaag GGAGACGGggaagcagcaggcaggagcagcagcagctccggcaGCGATTCGGAGGAG gACCGTGGCAGCAACAAGGAGGATGAGAAGGAGGATGAAGATTAG
- the FAM114A2 gene encoding protein FAM114A2 — protein sequence MSVMSEKDSSENLKEEASHEDENEQKPEELGSTESSEQGEQEHEPVPMTRKRPEPKPPSQPAATEKAPAETLKVSDSLAASQTGWGYWGSWGKSLLSTASATVATVGQGISNVIEKAETSLGIPSPSEISSETRDATEGSENPGDSSTDAVDDGTSFPIAGALGVLSTISTAVQSTGKSVISGGLDALEFIGKKTMDVIAEGDPGFKKTKGLMNRTSTLSQVLREAKEKEEQQTATEVTMATEKKAHYGLLFDEFQGLSHLEALEMLSRESESKVKLVLNALSGEELDTLKEEMEQLREAFSLAEFSEEEEEEKRGDEEFTKEVTELFSELHVSTKPDKLIMVRTSAREWIAQFNIDLSKEEEESEENRAESRDGDHDAKKSVEDIHAFAIRSLAELTAYSIEMFHKTAALFLHGQKKEVTATDRAKSLSQMTIVLCKELSTFSKEFTTCLTTAGVKEKADVLNPLITGVFLEASNSASYIQDAFQLLLPVLQISLIEARTELLQQ from the exons ATGTCAG TCATGTCTGAAAAAGACAGCAGTGAAAATCTGAAAGAGGAAGCCTCTCATGAAGATGAAAATGAACAGAAGCCTGAGGAACTTGGCTCCACTGAGAGCAGTGAACAGGGAGAGCAAGAGCATGAACCTGTGCCTATGACTCGGAAAAGACCTGAACCTAAACCCCCAAGTCAGCCTGCTGCCACAGAGAAAGCTCCAGCTGAAACACTCAAG GTCTCAGATTCTCTTGCTGCATCTCAGACAGGGTGGGGATACTGGGGAAGCTGGGGAAAATCACTTCTTTCCACTGCATCTGCTACTGTTGCTACCGTAG GTCAAGGCATTTCAAATGTcatagaaaaagcagaaacatcccTTGGGATCCCCAGTCCTAGTGAAATCTCTTCAGAGACTAGAGATGCTACAGAAG GAAGCGAGAATCCTGGTGATAGCAGCACAGATGCAGTTGATGATGGCACTTCCTTTCCTATCGCTGGGGCTCTTGGAGTTTTATCAACCATCTCTACTGCTGTCCAAAGCACA GGAAAAAGCGTTATTAGTGGAGGTCTAGATGCCTTGGAATTCATTGGGAAAAAGACAATGGATGTAATAGCTGAAGGAGACCCAGGTTTCAAAAAAACAAAGGGCCTAATGAACAGGACCTCTACACTCTCTCAG gtcttacgagaggcaaaggagaaagaagagcagcAGACAGCTACTGAGGTTACCATGGCTACCGAGAAGAAAGCCCATTATGGGTTACTGTTTGATGAGTTTCAGGGTCTTTCGCATCTGGAGGCCTTAGAGATGCTTTCCAGAGAGAGTGAATCAAAG GTAAAATTGGTTCTAAATGCCCTCTCTGGGGAAGAGTTGGACACATTGAAGGAGGAAATGGAGCAGCTCAGAGAAGCATTTTCATTAGCTGAATTCtctgaagaagaagaggaagaaaagaggg GAGATGAGGAGTTCACGAAGGAAGTAACAGAGCTGTTTTCAGAATTGCATGTCTCCACAAAACCAGACAAGCTGATCATG GTGAGAACATCTGCTCGTGAATGGATAGCACAATTCAATATTGATCTttctaaagaagaagaagagagtgAAGAAAACCGAGCAGAATCCAGAGATGGTGACCATGATGCTAAAAAATCAGTAGAG GATATTCATGCGTTTGCCATTAGAAGTCTGGCTGAACTGACAGCATACTCCATTGAAATGTTTCACAAAACTGCAGCTTTGTTCCTACATGGTCAGAAGAAAGAGGTGACAGCCACAGACCGAGCCAAGTCCCTTTCACA AATGACGATTGTGCTGTGTAAGGAACTATCAACTTTCTCTAAAGAGTTTACTACGTGCTTAACGACTGCAGGG GTCAAAGAGAAAGCAGATGTGCTTAATCCCTTAATCACTGGAGTGTTTTTGGAG GCTTCAAACAGTGCTTCGTATATCCAGGATGCCTTCCAGCTCTTGCTGCCTGTACTGCAGATCTCTCTTATTGAGGCTAGAACGGAATTATTGCAGCAATAA